The proteins below come from a single Acaryochloris sp. CCMEE 5410 genomic window:
- a CDS encoding Tic20 family protein — MSWDDSTPWSERVFGALPYLLPLMDAIVYGDGQYIMRQFPTITSIGLLPIIPFVQIYAQFIRLIPFAGLILFMGLFFAVVRNENISRFIRFNVLQAILLDLILMVCNLVLPIISQGIQLELLTETLFNTIFLGIFATFAYSVFKTVQGQYAEIPAISNAVNMQI; from the coding sequence ATGAGTTGGGATGATTCAACCCCTTGGTCCGAACGAGTGTTTGGTGCGCTGCCTTATTTACTGCCTTTGATGGATGCCATTGTCTATGGTGATGGTCAGTACATTATGCGCCAATTCCCCACGATTACTAGCATTGGCCTATTGCCTATCATTCCGTTTGTGCAAATCTATGCCCAATTTATTCGGCTGATTCCGTTTGCTGGCTTGATCCTATTTATGGGATTGTTTTTTGCCGTTGTTCGGAATGAAAATATAAGCCGTTTTATTCGCTTTAATGTGTTGCAGGCGATTTTGCTCGATCTCATATTAATGGTGTGCAATTTGGTATTACCGATTATTAGTCAGGGAATTCAGCTTGAATTGTTGACTGAAACGCTATTTAACACTATTTTTCTGGGTATTTTCGCAACGTTTGCTTACAGTGTCTTTAAAACTGTTCAAGGCCAATATGCTGAGATTCCTGCGATTTCAAATGCGGTTAATATGCAGATCTAA
- a CDS encoding EAL domain-containing protein gives MAFQPIVNLGNGTIFAQEALVRGLNNESAASILGQVTDQSRYRFDQACRVRAIQLAAELGIQSMVSINFLPNAVYQPDLCIRTTIETAKQFNFPLNKILFELTEVEKVKDYAHVRAIIEHYQKLGFKTALDDFGAGYSGLNFLADFQPDFIKLDMALIRNIDQDKGRQAIVRGIIQVCRELAIEPIAEGIETEAELAVLKQMDIQLFQGYYFAKPSFRSITTHLNLSPG, from the coding sequence ATGGCATTTCAGCCCATTGTGAACTTGGGAAACGGCACTATTTTTGCGCAAGAAGCCCTAGTTCGTGGTCTTAATAATGAGTCGGCGGCGAGTATTCTTGGCCAGGTGACCGATCAAAGTCGATATCGTTTTGACCAAGCCTGCCGAGTTCGGGCGATTCAGCTAGCGGCTGAGCTGGGAATCCAGTCAATGGTCAGTATCAATTTTCTTCCGAATGCCGTTTATCAGCCCGATCTTTGTATTCGTACTACGATCGAAACGGCTAAACAATTCAATTTCCCATTGAACAAAATTCTGTTTGAGTTAACGGAAGTTGAGAAGGTGAAGGACTATGCTCATGTCCGCGCCATCATTGAGCATTACCAAAAATTAGGATTTAAAACGGCATTAGATGACTTTGGAGCTGGCTATTCTGGCTTGAACTTTTTAGCTGATTTTCAGCCGGATTTTATTAAGCTGGATATGGCGTTAATCCGTAATATTGACCAAGATAAAGGTCGGCAAGCCATTGTCAGAGGGATTATTCAAGTCTGTCGTGAGCTAGCTATTGAGCCTATTGCAGAGGGGATAGAGACCGAAGCGGAATTGGCTGTGCTCAAGCAAATGGATATTCAGCTATTTCAAGGCTATTATTTTGCCAAACCTAGTTTCAGGTCGATTACCACTCATTTAAATCTGTCTCCTGGTTAG
- a CDS encoding Tic20 family protein encodes MAWRGATTTQERLQSCLPFLVPLLNTYPFGIFLFGQFPLLGVLFYPIELLMPIYHMGGGGLAIVPLLVFMGLYAGVVRNNRIRHLIRYNAMQAIMLGISLSLILWILRLVGILGSAFSSATPGGGLFVMVLFNVLFLGTLGIVVFSVVQSLRGHHAEVPLLSNAAYAQTRD; translated from the coding sequence ATGGCTTGGCGTGGAGCAACAACAACACAAGAGCGGCTTCAGTCCTGTTTACCGTTTCTAGTACCTTTGTTGAATACGTACCCATTTGGCATTTTTTTATTCGGTCAATTTCCCTTGTTAGGAGTGCTGTTTTACCCTATAGAATTGCTCATGCCCATTTATCACATGGGAGGTGGGGGATTGGCTATTGTACCGCTGTTGGTTTTTATGGGTCTATACGCTGGTGTTGTTAGGAATAACCGTATTCGTCACCTCATCCGCTACAACGCTATGCAGGCGATCATGCTCGGTATTTCTTTATCTCTGATCTTGTGGATTCTGCGGTTAGTGGGGATTTTGGGCAGTGCATTTAGTAGCGCGACTCCAGGAGGCGGGCTATTTGTCATGGTACTGTTCAATGTTTTATTCCTAGGAACCTTAGGCATAGTGGTGTTCTCAGTTGTGCAATCGTTGCGAGGACATCATGCTGAAGTGCCTTTGCTTTCTAATGCAGCTTATGCTCAAACTCGTGATTAG